In Miscanthus floridulus cultivar M001 chromosome 5, ASM1932011v1, whole genome shotgun sequence, one genomic interval encodes:
- the LOC136453909 gene encoding uncharacterized protein encodes MGVWREGAGWCFCSGGGGDDGGRLERVKAAIFSARASALAAVRAQGHHGSGLLIHRNLLLTTHGNLPSAAAAEDADALLGHGHLVARLEPHRFFITSSILDLTIVGLDYTEGDSTQQGQQPHYLKTSCKPSLDHGSAVYLLGHTGKKELVIGEGKVVIGTDNLIKFSADGVTWCPGSAGFDAQGNLAFMICDPMKLASSPTARSSSASSSSSHSWKKDHPMQFGIPISVVCDWLYQHWQGSLDEVSKPKLPLVRLMSSRSDHSSTSFTRRHVFKPDDDNDDASVCSKPKHLQASGSTATARISHEANPIVDLRTSSEQGIATPEIYESPRRSSCQDQKNAAAPIQLLDINFPPRVPKTIYLPLPLKQMLSDENNVETSKPKNRSKDNGFPSGLIWHRNSEAECRDPPVALRHMDCSSEGQSSSSPAEILEYGGQDQYSSEEETMYSAETMESRNIPSPREKHVGRSQSCVTYSRWISPRTSSMQNGTLRKQHTLIPVRKTHSQNTALPQRSHDYLSPTVSSAMKKRNSMEQQQPTKPRRSTVQSSPKWMF; translated from the exons ATGGGGGTGTGGAGGGAGGGCGCGGGGTGGTGCTTCTGCTCCGGCGGAGGCGGCGACGACGGGGGTAGGTTGGAGCGGGTCAAGGCGGCGATCTTCTCCGCCAGGGCCTCCGCGCTGGCGGCGGTCCGTGCGCAGGGGCATCACGGCAGCGGGCTCCTGATCCACCGGAACCTGCTGCTCACCACGCACGGCAACCTGCCCTCCGCGGCCGCCGCGGAGGACGCCGACGCGCTGCTCGGGCACGGCCACCTCGTCGCGCGGCTCGAACCGCACAG ATTTTTCATCACCAGCTCGATTCTTGATCTTACAATAGTTGGTCTTGATTATACAGAGGGTGACTCGACCCAACAGGGTCAGCAACCTCACTATTTGAAAACAAGCTGCAAACCAAGCCTAGATCATGGAAGTGCTGTGTACCTGCTCGGACATACAGGGAAAAAAGAACTGGTGATTGGTGAGGGGAAGGTAGTTATTGGCACAGACAACCTCATAAAATTCTCAGCTGATGGGGTAACATGGTGCCCTGGGTCTGCTGGTTTTGATGCCCAAGGGAACCTAGCTTTCATGATCTGTGATCCAATGAAGCTGGCCTCTTCTCCCACTGCAAGATCGTCCTcggcatcctcatcctcatcacatTCATGGAAGAAGGATCACCCAATGCAATTTGGGATTCCCATATCTGTAGTTTGCGATTGGTTGTATCAGCACTGGCAGGGCAGCTTGGACGAGGTTAGCAAGCCAAAGTTACCCCTTGTTCGGCTGATGTCCAGCAGGAGTGATCACTCAAGCACCTCGTTCACTCGTCGTCATGTGTTCAAGCCTgacgatgataatgatgatgcatCCGTTTGTTCAAAGCCTAAACATCTGCAGGCATCAGGAAGCACAGCCACTGCAAGGATTTCACATGAAGCAAATCCTATAGTTGATCTGCGCACAAGCAGTGAGCAGGGTATTGCGACTCCAGAAATATATGAATCACCAAGGCGAAGTTCTTGTCAGGATCAGAAGAACGCTGCTGCACCAATTCAACTCTTGGACATCAACTTTCCACCCAGGGTTCCAAAGACTATCTATCTACCACTGCCTCTGAAGCAAATGCTTTCTGATGAGAACAATGTTGAAACATCCAAGCCAAAAAATAGGTCGAAAGACAATGGCTTCCCATCAGGGCTGATATGGCACCGTAATAGTGAGGCTGAGTGTAGGGACCCTCCAGTAGCTCTTCGGCATATGGATTGTAGCAGCGAGGGACAGTCGAGCTCGTCACCTGCTGAGATACTGGAGTATGGAGGTCAAGACCAGTACAGCAGCGAGGAGGAAACAATGTACTCAGCTGAAACTATGGAAAGCAGGAACATTCCAAGCCCCAGGGAGAAACATGTGGGGAGGAGCCAGAGTTGTGTCACCTACAGCAGGTGGATCTCTCCAAGGACCTCATCAATGCAGAATGGAACCTTGCGAAAGCAGCATACACTGATCCCTGTGCGGAAGACACACTCACAGAACACGGCTCTGCCGCAGAGGAGTCATGACTACTTAAGCCCAACAGTCTCCTCAGCCATGAAGAAGAGGAACTCCATGGAACAGCAGCAGCCCACAAAGCCTCGAAGGAGCACTGTCCAGTCTTCTCCAAAATGGATGTTTTGA